From the genome of Myxococcus stipitatus, one region includes:
- the gyrA gene encoding DNA gyrase subunit A produces MADDTTDKPAPPSPPPPPDGAGELIPVNIEDEMRRSYLDYSMSVIIGRALPDVRDGLKPVHRRVLFAMNDLANYHNRPYKKSARVVGDVIGKYHPHGDSSVYDAMVRLAQPWSLRYLLVDGQGNFGSVDGDMPAAMRYTEARMDRLAEELLADIDKETVDFGPNYDDSLEEPLVLPARFPNLLVNGSSGIAVGMTTNIPPHNMTEVINGTLHLIDNPSATVRDLMEFISGPDFPTGAFITGREGILRAYETGRGQMTVRARSEIETSKKGDRESIIFTEIPYQVNKARLIEKIAELVREKKLEGISDIRDESDRQGMRIVIELKRDAISQVVLNNLYASTQLETTFGAVMLAIDGGQPRTLNLKELLDRFISHRRDVVTRRSRFELRKAMARMHIVEGLLVAQDLIDLVVSLIRASKDPDEARWGLMNILSPALYEHERFAKLDRIDYAKAKAQMELLVSRARAEEPNYQGLAHKYEGSGFSQEQAQNILEMRLQRLTGLQREELFRELVGLVRDVARLQDILASERSLLNVIKTELVEIRERYGDKRRTEIIGAVDEITSEDLIAEETMVVTLSHTGYVKRSPLSEYRAQKRGGRGKTGAATKEDDFVSKLFVASTHAYLMPITTKGKLYSLKVHQIPQASRTSRGKAMVNLVQFGEGERLAQVLVTRDFPEDRYVFFVTKKGVVKRTDLSAFANVRSSGIIALGIEEGDELVAVMITDGSKDMLLSTASGMSIRFPETEVRSMGRQAFGVKGITLEEGDEVVGADVVEKDSAVLTVTENGYGKRTEESEYRQQGRGGKGIIDIKTTERNGKVVGLVQVKETDEVMLVTNGGMLIRMKVKEISVIGRNTQGVRLIALENNQEKVMAISKLPEGEESEESETTPPAEAASEGEASAEAPAATEASAEAPAAEGGAEGGGSEEPQA; encoded by the coding sequence ATGGCTGACGACACCACCGACAAGCCGGCACCGCCCTCCCCACCGCCGCCTCCAGACGGCGCGGGAGAGCTGATTCCCGTGAACATCGAAGACGAGATGCGCCGCTCGTATCTCGACTACTCGATGTCCGTCATCATCGGTCGCGCGCTGCCCGACGTCCGCGACGGCCTCAAGCCCGTGCATCGCCGCGTGCTGTTCGCGATGAACGACCTGGCGAACTACCACAACCGCCCCTACAAGAAGTCGGCGCGCGTGGTGGGTGACGTCATCGGTAAGTACCACCCGCACGGCGACTCGTCCGTGTACGACGCCATGGTGCGCCTGGCGCAGCCGTGGAGCCTGCGCTACCTGCTGGTCGACGGCCAGGGCAACTTCGGCTCGGTCGACGGCGACATGCCGGCCGCCATGCGCTACACGGAAGCGCGCATGGACCGCCTGGCCGAGGAGCTGCTGGCGGACATCGACAAGGAGACCGTCGACTTCGGTCCCAACTACGACGACTCCCTGGAGGAGCCGCTCGTCCTGCCGGCGCGCTTCCCCAACCTCCTGGTCAACGGCAGCAGCGGCATCGCGGTGGGCATGACCACCAACATCCCGCCGCACAACATGACGGAGGTCATCAACGGCACGCTGCACCTCATCGACAATCCGTCCGCGACGGTGCGCGACCTGATGGAGTTCATCAGCGGTCCGGACTTCCCCACCGGCGCCTTCATCACCGGCCGCGAGGGCATCCTCCGCGCCTACGAGACGGGCCGCGGGCAGATGACGGTGCGCGCCCGGTCCGAAATCGAGACGTCGAAGAAGGGGGACCGCGAGTCCATCATCTTCACGGAGATTCCGTACCAGGTGAACAAGGCCCGGCTCATCGAGAAGATCGCCGAGCTGGTCCGCGAGAAGAAGCTGGAGGGCATCAGCGACATCCGTGACGAGTCCGACCGTCAGGGCATGCGCATCGTCATCGAGCTCAAGCGCGACGCGATTTCGCAGGTGGTGCTCAACAACCTGTACGCGTCCACGCAGCTGGAGACGACCTTCGGCGCGGTGATGCTGGCCATCGACGGCGGGCAGCCGCGCACGCTGAACCTGAAGGAGCTGCTGGACCGCTTCATCTCGCACCGTCGCGACGTGGTGACCCGGCGCAGCCGCTTCGAGCTGCGCAAGGCGATGGCGCGCATGCACATCGTCGAGGGCCTGCTCGTCGCGCAGGACCTCATCGACCTGGTCGTCTCCCTCATCCGCGCGTCGAAGGACCCGGACGAGGCGCGCTGGGGCTTGATGAACATCCTGTCGCCCGCGCTCTACGAGCACGAGCGCTTCGCCAAGCTGGACCGCATCGACTACGCGAAGGCCAAGGCGCAGATGGAGCTGCTCGTCTCGCGCGCCCGCGCGGAGGAGCCCAACTACCAGGGCCTGGCGCACAAGTACGAGGGCTCCGGCTTCAGCCAGGAGCAGGCGCAGAACATCCTCGAGATGCGCCTGCAGCGCCTCACCGGCCTGCAGCGCGAGGAGCTGTTCCGCGAGCTGGTCGGCCTGGTGCGCGACGTGGCGCGCCTGCAGGACATCCTGGCCAGCGAGCGCAGCCTGCTCAACGTCATCAAGACGGAGCTGGTGGAGATTCGCGAGCGCTACGGCGACAAGCGCCGCACGGAAATCATCGGCGCGGTCGACGAAATCACCAGCGAGGACCTCATCGCCGAGGAGACGATGGTGGTCACGCTGTCGCACACCGGCTACGTGAAGCGCTCGCCGCTGTCGGAGTACCGGGCGCAGAAGCGCGGTGGGCGTGGCAAGACGGGGGCGGCGACGAAGGAAGACGACTTCGTCAGCAAGCTCTTCGTGGCCAGCACCCACGCGTACCTGATGCCCATCACGACCAAGGGCAAGCTGTACTCGCTCAAGGTGCACCAGATTCCGCAGGCCAGCCGCACGTCGCGTGGCAAGGCCATGGTGAACCTGGTCCAGTTCGGCGAGGGCGAGCGGCTGGCGCAGGTGCTGGTGACGCGGGACTTCCCGGAGGACCGCTACGTCTTCTTCGTGACGAAGAAGGGCGTGGTGAAGCGCACGGACCTGAGCGCGTTCGCAAACGTCCGCTCCAGCGGCATCATCGCCCTGGGCATCGAGGAGGGTGACGAGCTGGTGGCGGTGATGATCACCGACGGCTCGAAGGACATGCTGCTGTCCACCGCGTCCGGCATGAGCATCCGCTTCCCGGAGACGGAGGTCCGCTCCATGGGCCGCCAGGCCTTCGGCGTGAAGGGAATCACGCTGGAGGAGGGCGACGAGGTGGTGGGCGCCGACGTGGTGGAGAAGGACTCCGCGGTCCTCACCGTGACGGAGAACGGCTACGGCAAGCGGACGGAGGAGTCCGAGTACCGGCAGCAGGGCCGTGGCGGCAAGGGCATCATCGACATCAAGACCACCGAGCGCAACGGCAAGGTGGTGGGCCTGGTGCAGGTGAAGGAGACCGACGAGGTGATGCTCGTCACCAACGGCGGGATGCTCATCCGCATGAAGGTGAAGGAGATCTCCGTCATCGGCCGCAACACGCAGGGCGTGCGGCTGATTGCCCTGGAGAACAACCAGGAGAAGGTGATGGCCATCTCCAAGCTGCCCGAGGGCGAGGAGTCGGAGGAGTCCGAGACGACGCCTCCCGCCGAGGCCGCCAGCGAGGGCGAGGCCAGCGCCGAGGCTCCCGCCGCGACCGAGGCCAGCGCCGAGGCCCCGGCCGCCGAGGGTGGCGCCGAGGGCGGTGGCTCCGAGGAGCCGCAGGCCTGA
- a CDS encoding PfkB family carbohydrate kinase, with product MDALVVGNYCHDVLVNDAGEVHTLGGSAAYISNVFEAMGVSHAVVAVAGEDFAYVDRVRQPPRIIPGTRTTRFRADFRQGERVLRVDARAEPIRPEDLPCDARVALACGVMGEVLPETLVALSRRARHVIADTQSLLRALDAEGRVVDLPLERTPFAALLGHLRVLKASEAEARVLDIDAVRARTCLVITRGERGCSVLTADAVLDVPASHVEEVDPTGAGDCHLAGFALGLLRGWPLARCAELANWFGAQAVTQVGVPRLDAAALPPDLR from the coding sequence GTGGACGCGCTGGTGGTCGGCAACTACTGCCACGACGTGCTGGTCAACGACGCGGGGGAGGTGCACACGCTCGGCGGGTCCGCGGCGTACATCTCCAACGTGTTCGAGGCGATGGGCGTGAGCCACGCGGTGGTGGCCGTGGCCGGCGAGGACTTCGCCTATGTCGACCGCGTGCGACAGCCGCCGCGCATCATCCCGGGCACGCGCACCACGCGCTTCCGCGCCGACTTCCGTCAGGGCGAGCGCGTGCTGCGCGTGGACGCTCGCGCCGAGCCCATCCGTCCCGAGGACCTCCCCTGCGACGCGCGCGTGGCCCTCGCCTGCGGCGTCATGGGCGAGGTGCTCCCCGAGACGCTCGTCGCGTTGTCGCGTCGCGCGCGGCACGTCATCGCGGACACGCAGAGCCTGCTGCGCGCGCTGGACGCGGAGGGGCGCGTGGTCGACCTCCCGCTCGAGCGCACGCCCTTCGCGGCCCTGCTCGGGCACCTGCGCGTGCTCAAGGCCAGCGAGGCGGAGGCGCGCGTGCTGGACATCGACGCGGTGCGGGCCCGGACGTGCCTCGTCATCACGCGGGGGGAGCGGGGCTGCTCGGTGCTCACCGCCGACGCGGTGCTCGACGTGCCCGCCTCGCACGTCGAGGAGGTGGACCCGACGGGCGCGGGCGACTGCCACCTCGCGGGCTTCGCCCTGGGCCTGCTGCGCGGCTGGCCACTCGCGCGCTGCGCCGAGCTGGCCAACTGGTTCGGCGCGCAGGCGGTGACCCAGGTCGGCGTGCCCCGGCTGGACGCCGCGGCCCTGCCTCCCGACCTGCGCTGA
- a CDS encoding nuclear transport factor 2 family protein, which produces MHRSLLTVLVLAASPSLAQAPTSATPGAPAAKAAPATPGAPAAKGTPAKPGPAPAVAPGTSDPMKLAAQLTQTALQSTPAAKPEDVRTPEALLAALYDVISGPAGKARDWQRFRSLFYPGARMVPVHRAKPGGPPGILPITPEDYVAWGEPYFQKHAFYEKESHRQVAGYGDLLNVLSAYESRDDPNAAPFAKGVNNIQLAFDGQRWWVLHIAWMDEKAAGTAVPSTFVRK; this is translated from the coding sequence GTGCACCGCTCACTCCTCACAGTCCTCGTGCTCGCAGCGTCCCCGTCCCTCGCCCAGGCTCCGACGTCCGCGACTCCTGGCGCGCCCGCCGCGAAGGCGGCGCCCGCGACTCCCGGCGCGCCCGCGGCGAAGGGCACACCCGCGAAGCCCGGGCCCGCTCCCGCCGTCGCGCCCGGGACGAGCGATCCGATGAAGCTCGCCGCGCAGCTCACGCAGACCGCGCTCCAGTCCACCCCGGCCGCGAAGCCCGAGGACGTGCGGACCCCCGAGGCCCTGCTGGCCGCGCTCTACGACGTCATCAGCGGCCCGGCGGGCAAGGCGCGCGACTGGCAGCGCTTCCGCTCCCTGTTCTATCCGGGCGCGAGGATGGTGCCCGTCCACCGCGCGAAGCCCGGCGGCCCTCCCGGCATCCTGCCCATCACCCCCGAGGACTACGTGGCCTGGGGTGAGCCGTATTTCCAGAAGCACGCCTTCTACGAGAAGGAGTCGCACCGGCAGGTCGCGGGCTATGGAGACCTGCTCAACGTGCTGAGCGCGTACGAGTCCCGCGACGACCCCAACGCCGCGCCCTTCGCGAAGGGCGTCAACAACATCCAGCTCGCCTTCGACGGTCAGCGGTGGTGGGTGCTCCACATCGCCTGGATGGACGAGAAGGCGGCGGGGACGGCCGTGCCGTCGACCTTCGTCCGGAAGTAA
- a CDS encoding iron ABC transporter substrate-binding protein → MKRLLALLLTLTLSTPALAAETLTVYSGRNEKLVGPLLKKFTEKSGIEVKVRYGETPQLAATLLEEGDKTPADVFFAQDAGALGALANAGHLQALPKETLDKVDARFRSPAGLWVGTSGRARVVAYSTKKVKPEALPKSILEFTDPKWKGKLGWAPTNASFQAFVTALRLLKGDDAARKWLEGVKANDPRVYKNNAAVIEALGRGEIEAGFVNHYYLYAAKKTQPGLAVANHFVAAGDPGALVNVAGVAVLKNTKKADAARKFAAFLLEQDAQAYFSQETYEYPLVTGVKTADALPALSKVGSPDLDLSKLDDLRGTVKLLQDTGVL, encoded by the coding sequence ATGAAGCGACTGCTGGCCTTGCTCCTGACCCTGACCCTGTCGACCCCCGCGCTCGCGGCGGAGACGCTCACCGTCTACTCCGGCCGCAACGAGAAGCTCGTCGGCCCCTTGCTGAAGAAGTTCACCGAGAAGAGCGGTATCGAGGTGAAGGTGCGCTACGGCGAGACGCCGCAGCTGGCCGCCACGCTGCTGGAGGAGGGCGACAAGACGCCCGCGGACGTGTTCTTCGCGCAGGACGCGGGCGCGCTCGGCGCGCTGGCCAACGCGGGCCACCTCCAGGCGCTGCCGAAGGAGACGCTGGACAAGGTGGACGCGCGCTTCCGCTCTCCGGCCGGGCTGTGGGTAGGCACCAGCGGCCGGGCGCGCGTGGTGGCGTACAGCACGAAGAAGGTGAAGCCGGAGGCGCTGCCCAAGAGCATCCTCGAGTTCACGGACCCCAAGTGGAAGGGCAAGCTGGGTTGGGCGCCCACCAACGCCTCCTTCCAGGCCTTCGTCACCGCCCTGCGCCTGCTGAAGGGCGATGACGCCGCGCGGAAGTGGCTGGAGGGCGTGAAGGCCAACGACCCGCGCGTCTACAAGAACAACGCGGCCGTCATCGAGGCGCTGGGCCGTGGTGAAATCGAGGCGGGCTTCGTGAACCACTACTACCTGTACGCCGCGAAGAAGACCCAGCCGGGCCTCGCGGTGGCCAACCACTTCGTCGCCGCGGGCGACCCGGGCGCGCTGGTGAACGTGGCGGGCGTGGCCGTCCTCAAGAACACGAAGAAGGCGGACGCGGCGCGCAAGTTCGCGGCGTTCCTGCTGGAGCAGGACGCGCAGGCGTACTTCTCCCAGGAGACCTACGAGTACCCGCTGGTGACGGGCGTGAAGACGGCGGACGCGCTCCCCGCGCTGTCGAAGGTGGGCTCGCCGGACCTGGACCTGTCGAAGCTCGACGACCTGCGCGGCACCGTGAAGTTGCTGCAGGACACCGGCGTCCTCTGA
- a CDS encoding iron ABC transporter permease yields the protein MTRRAPGWLWGAGVAVAALALLPAVYLGVRAAEADASTWALLLRDRTWGLLWRTLGLAVAVTGCAAVVALPLAWLTTRTDLPGRRVWTVLLCVPLAVPTFVGGYVLLATFGTGGVLEEPLTRWGLPVPPVYGFPGALLALTVSTYPYLFLALRSGLLSQDPAWLEGARSLGLSPTRAFWKVTAPLLRPSFVSGALLVGLYVLSDFGAVALLQYDAFSRAIYVQYEGAYDRTYAALLGLALVAVTAAVLLLEVRLRGRAGYHRSAKGAARAFTPVPLGRWRVPALLACGVVVMVGVVLPVGVLLYWGARGLAGEGDGVLASALGSVLASVLGAVASVLCALPLAFLAVRYPSRLTSMLERASYAGYALPPIVLALSLVFLGVQALSFLYGTLAMLVLAYVVRFLPQAVGTVRSTLLQLNPHLTEAASSLGLSPPAVFRRVTAPLLRPGLLAGAALVFLTAMKELPATLLLAPIGFQTLATQVWSATAEGRFAEAALPALVLMAVSALGVGLLVSQEGETPRG from the coding sequence GTGACACGGCGGGCACCGGGATGGTTGTGGGGAGCGGGCGTGGCGGTGGCCGCGCTCGCATTGCTGCCCGCCGTGTACCTGGGCGTGCGCGCGGCGGAGGCCGACGCGAGCACCTGGGCGCTGCTGCTGCGGGACAGGACGTGGGGCCTGCTGTGGCGCACGCTCGGGCTCGCGGTGGCGGTGACGGGCTGCGCCGCCGTCGTCGCCCTGCCGCTCGCCTGGCTCACCACGCGCACGGACCTGCCCGGGCGGCGCGTGTGGACGGTGCTGCTGTGCGTGCCGCTCGCGGTGCCCACCTTCGTCGGAGGCTACGTGCTGCTGGCGACGTTCGGCACGGGCGGCGTGTTGGAGGAGCCGCTCACGCGGTGGGGCCTGCCGGTGCCGCCGGTGTATGGCTTTCCCGGCGCGCTCCTGGCGCTGACGGTGTCGACGTATCCGTATCTCTTCCTCGCGCTGCGCTCCGGCCTGTTGTCGCAGGACCCCGCGTGGTTGGAGGGCGCGCGCAGCCTGGGCCTGAGCCCCACGCGGGCGTTCTGGAAGGTGACGGCGCCGCTGCTGCGCCCGTCCTTCGTCTCCGGCGCGCTGCTCGTGGGCCTGTATGTGTTGTCCGACTTCGGCGCGGTGGCGCTGCTCCAGTACGACGCGTTCTCGCGCGCCATCTATGTCCAGTACGAGGGCGCGTATGACCGGACCTACGCCGCGCTGCTGGGGCTGGCGCTGGTGGCGGTGACGGCGGCGGTGCTGCTCCTGGAGGTGCGGCTGCGTGGGCGGGCGGGCTATCACCGCAGCGCGAAGGGGGCCGCGCGGGCCTTCACGCCGGTGCCCCTGGGACGTTGGCGCGTGCCGGCGCTGCTGGCGTGTGGCGTGGTGGTGATGGTGGGCGTGGTGCTGCCCGTGGGCGTGCTCCTCTACTGGGGCGCGCGAGGGCTCGCGGGGGAGGGGGACGGGGTGCTGGCGTCGGCGCTCGGTTCGGTGCTCGCGTCGGTGCTGGGCGCGGTGGCCTCCGTGCTGTGCGCGCTGCCGCTGGCCTTCCTCGCGGTGCGCTACCCGAGCCGCCTCACGTCGATGCTGGAGCGGGCGTCCTACGCGGGCTACGCGCTGCCGCCCATCGTCCTCGCGCTGTCGCTCGTGTTCCTGGGCGTGCAGGCGCTGTCCTTCCTCTACGGCACGCTGGCCATGCTGGTGCTGGCCTATGTCGTGCGCTTCCTGCCCCAGGCGGTGGGCACGGTGCGCTCGACGCTGCTCCAGCTCAACCCCCACCTGACGGAGGCCGCGTCTTCGCTGGGCCTGTCTCCTCCGGCGGTGTTCCGTCGCGTCACCGCGCCGCTGCTGCGTCCCGGCCTGCTCGCGGGCGCGGCGCTCGTCTTCCTCACGGCGATGAAGGAGTTGCCGGCCACGCTGCTGCTGGCCCCCATCGGCTTCCAGACGCTGGCCACGCAGGTGTGGAGCGCCACCGCCGAGGGCCGCTTCGCCGAGGCCGCGCTCCCCGCGCTCGTGCTGATGGCGGTCTCCGCGCTGGGCGTGGGGCTGCTGGTGTCCCAGGAAGGCGAGACCCCGCGCGGCTGA
- a CDS encoding ABC transporter ATP-binding protein, with product MPLLSLDALSLRYAAGGTPAVDGLSLSVEPGEVVALLGPSGCGKTTTLRLLAGFERPDAGTITLDGRVLVGPGTFVPPEQRSVGMVFQDYALFPHLSVLDNVAFGLSHLPRREAEAKAKAMLTLFGLGEFGARLPHALSGGQQQRVALARALAPGPRVLLLDEPFSSLDSALRTSTRGEVRRVLKSLGATVLLVTHDQAEAMAFADRLAVMRVGKVDQVGTPEAVYSTPRTAFVAYFLGGTNLVPGMGFGSGARTVLGNLPVAGQARGKVLLSLRPESLRLVPDTDAVAIGGALRAEVLSREFQGPTAEFAVACGGMEWVVRGAPELPLRPGDRARLEVVGRAGVLEDSPD from the coding sequence ATGCCCCTGCTCTCGCTCGACGCCCTCTCCCTTCGTTACGCCGCCGGCGGTACTCCCGCCGTGGACGGCCTGTCGCTGTCGGTGGAGCCCGGCGAGGTGGTGGCGCTGCTGGGCCCGTCCGGCTGCGGGAAGACGACGACGCTGCGGCTGCTGGCCGGCTTCGAGCGGCCCGACGCGGGCACCATCACCCTGGATGGCCGCGTGCTGGTGGGACCGGGCACCTTCGTCCCGCCCGAGCAGCGCAGCGTGGGCATGGTGTTCCAGGACTACGCCCTCTTCCCGCACCTGTCCGTCCTGGACAACGTGGCGTTCGGCCTGTCGCACCTGCCGCGCCGCGAGGCCGAGGCGAAGGCGAAGGCCATGCTGACGCTGTTCGGCCTGGGCGAGTTCGGCGCGCGCCTCCCCCACGCGCTGTCGGGTGGCCAGCAGCAGCGCGTGGCCCTGGCGCGCGCGCTGGCGCCGGGGCCGCGCGTGTTGCTGCTCGACGAGCCCTTCTCCAGCCTGGACAGCGCGCTGCGCACGTCCACGCGGGGCGAGGTGCGGCGGGTGCTCAAGTCGCTGGGCGCCACGGTGCTGCTCGTCACGCACGACCAGGCGGAGGCCATGGCCTTCGCGGACCGGCTGGCGGTGATGCGCGTGGGGAAGGTGGACCAGGTGGGGACGCCGGAGGCCGTCTACTCCACGCCGCGCACGGCCTTCGTCGCGTACTTCCTGGGCGGCACCAACCTGGTGCCCGGCATGGGCTTCGGGAGCGGCGCGCGCACGGTGCTGGGCAACCTGCCGGTGGCGGGGCAGGCCCGGGGCAAGGTGCTGCTGTCTCTGCGGCCGGAGTCCCTGCGGCTGGTGCCGGACACGGACGCGGTGGCGATTGGCGGCGCGCTGCGGGCGGAGGTCCTCTCGCGCGAGTTCCAGGGCCCCACGGCCGAGTTCGCCGTGGCGTGTGGTGGCATGGAGTGGGTGGTGCGTGGCGCGCCGGAGCTGCCGCTGCGCCCGGGCGACAGGGCGCGCCTGGAGGTCGTGGGGCGAGCGGGCGTGCTGGAGGACAGTCCGGACTGA
- a CDS encoding YkvA family protein, with protein sequence MNIAGLRGMGTRFFRYVRDPRVSLWRKLAGVLAVVYFLSPVDAVPDFIPVLGWLDDVGVLSAAALFMVREVQRYRPEQPWDGVPRDEEGHERMPPPVRERV encoded by the coding sequence ATGAACATCGCAGGTCTTCGTGGCATGGGCACCCGCTTCTTCCGGTACGTGAGAGACCCTCGCGTGTCGCTCTGGCGCAAGCTGGCCGGGGTGCTGGCGGTGGTCTACTTCCTGTCGCCCGTGGATGCGGTGCCGGACTTCATCCCCGTGCTGGGCTGGTTGGACGACGTGGGCGTGTTGTCCGCGGCGGCGCTCTTCATGGTGCGCGAGGTGCAGCGCTACCGGCCCGAGCAGCCGTGGGATGGCGTCCCGCGCGACGAGGAGGGGCACGAGCGAATGCCGCCCCCCGTCCGTGAGCGTGTGTAA
- a CDS encoding SDR family oxidoreductase has product MHSSQASRVVLVTGASSGIGLACVELLSARGHVVYGTSRHPPPEQPARYRLLELDVTREDSVRRAVDTVLEREGRIDVVVNNAGHALAGALEDTSVEEAWRQLDTNVLGVFRVCKAVLPAMRARRSGRIINIGSLGGVVGLPFQGFYSASKFALEGLTESLRQEVEAFGIQAALVQPGDVRTRLTDNRVRAKDSGEGSAYLAPFEKALGIIEKEERAGVPPEDVARCVLALMDAGDMPVRVSVGKLAQRAAVVAKTLLPAKAFEGLLMSMYGLKRRG; this is encoded by the coding sequence ATGCACTCGTCCCAGGCAAGCAGGGTCGTCCTCGTCACGGGAGCGTCTTCGGGTATTGGCCTCGCCTGCGTGGAGTTGTTGTCCGCGCGGGGCCACGTCGTCTACGGCACCAGCCGGCATCCTCCGCCCGAGCAACCCGCTCGCTACCGGCTGCTGGAGCTGGACGTCACGCGGGAGGACTCCGTGCGGCGCGCCGTGGACACGGTGCTGGAGCGCGAGGGCCGCATCGACGTGGTGGTGAACAACGCGGGCCACGCGTTGGCGGGAGCGCTCGAGGACACCTCCGTCGAGGAGGCCTGGCGGCAGCTCGACACCAACGTGCTGGGCGTGTTCCGCGTCTGCAAGGCGGTGCTGCCGGCGATGCGGGCGCGGCGCTCCGGGCGCATCATCAACATCGGCTCGTTGGGAGGGGTGGTGGGACTGCCCTTCCAGGGCTTCTACAGCGCCAGCAAGTTCGCGCTGGAGGGGCTCACCGAGAGCCTGCGTCAGGAGGTGGAGGCCTTCGGCATCCAGGCCGCGTTGGTGCAGCCTGGAGACGTGCGCACGCGGCTGACGGACAACCGCGTCCGCGCGAAGGATTCGGGGGAGGGCTCCGCCTACCTCGCGCCGTTCGAGAAGGCGCTGGGCATCATCGAGAAGGAGGAGCGCGCGGGCGTTCCCCCCGAGGACGTGGCCCGCTGCGTGCTGGCGCTGATGGATGCGGGGGACATGCCCGTGCGCGTCTCGGTGGGCAAGCTCGCGCAGCGCGCGGCGGTGGTGGCCAAGACGCTGCTGCCCGCGAAGGCCTTCGAGGGGCTCCTGATGTCCATGTATGGATTGAAGCGGCGGGGGTGA